In Nitrososphaera sp., the following are encoded in one genomic region:
- a CDS encoding muconolactone Delta-isomerase family protein, with protein MAVAQMKMLQQTFSIYNDLKESGKLKFAFAYADSPGGVMVLDVASNEELQQTLFLLPSMPLVSRTVRPLTEISSVESIINELESIVSSMPGKTKKS; from the coding sequence ATGGCTGTCGCTCAGATGAAGATGCTCCAGCAGACGTTTAGCATCTACAATGACCTCAAGGAATCCGGAAAGCTAAAGTTCGCGTTTGCATATGCAGACTCCCCCGGGGGAGTTATGGTACTGGATGTCGCGTCAAACGAGGAGCTCCAGCAGACGTTGTTTCTATTGCCCTCGATGCCGCTCGTAAGCAGAACTGTAAGGCCGCTGACTGAGATTTCATCGGTGGAATCCATAATCAACGAGCTGGAGTCGATTGTGAGTTCCATGCCGGGCAAGACCAAGAAAAGCTAG
- a CDS encoding PDZ domain-containing protein produces the protein MTHHPVDSIAALAILAGVVAGSFAYVGTQPVAYIGITVTDVNAEIAQQMRLPSDKGVLIVQVAPSSPAEKAGLKGGDRVVVINGEDLKIGGDVVTASDGKPVSSVDELQNQLSDKKINDRVTFTVQRGPNETKDVTFTIEAHARP, from the coding sequence ATGACCCACCATCCTGTCGACAGTATCGCGGCGCTTGCGATACTCGCCGGGGTCGTTGCCGGGTCATTTGCATACGTGGGCACGCAGCCGGTGGCATACATTGGCATTACCGTAACCGACGTTAATGCCGAGATCGCACAGCAGATGCGCCTTCCTTCTGACAAAGGGGTCCTCATAGTTCAGGTAGCTCCGTCAAGCCCTGCGGAAAAGGCGGGGCTGAAGGGGGGAGACAGAGTCGTCGTGATAAACGGCGAAGATCTAAAGATTGGGGGAGACGTTGTCACCGCGTCTGATGGCAAGCCGGTTTCGAGCGTCGACGAGCTTCAAAACCAGCTAAGTGACAAGAAAATCAACGACAGGGTTACCTTTACGGTCCAGAGGGGGCCAAACGAAACAAAGGACGTAACCTTCACCATAGAGGCACACGCTCGCCCATAG
- a CDS encoding hemerythrin domain-containing protein, whose translation MNSSLTESVTKYSMIDGIREDMLKVIAARDDVRLITSVDGLASGLNYQVAGTLAMQATSSLRRDHDLIEKMLKALAVTADMLSKNQSVPKPVLDNTIDFITNFTNVCHHGKEEQVLFPALVKNGMPREGGPIARMIFEHEITKRLAENLRASSAKYADSGDSNQLISDLRAYIEHVSSHLAKENLRLFAMADMILAPAADKINEELNASEAESLATMGKTRGSYESAVEQSGSDSNASR comes from the coding sequence ATGAATTCCAGTTTAACCGAGTCTGTTACCAAGTACAGCATGATAGATGGAATCCGGGAGGACATGCTTAAGGTTATCGCTGCGCGGGACGACGTCCGCCTGATTACATCGGTCGATGGTCTGGCATCAGGATTAAATTATCAGGTGGCAGGAACCTTAGCGATGCAGGCAACAAGCTCTCTGAGACGAGATCATGACCTGATAGAGAAGATGCTAAAGGCACTGGCCGTTACGGCAGACATGCTGTCAAAGAATCAATCCGTGCCAAAGCCGGTCCTGGATAATACTATTGACTTTATCACAAACTTTACAAACGTATGCCACCACGGAAAGGAGGAGCAGGTTCTTTTTCCCGCGCTTGTCAAAAACGGGATGCCCCGAGAAGGCGGGCCCATTGCCCGCATGATATTTGAGCACGAGATCACGAAAAGGCTAGCAGAGAACCTGCGCGCTTCATCCGCAAAATACGCCGATTCCGGAGATTCGAACCAGTTGATATCCGACTTGCGCGCATACATCGAGCATGTTTCTTCGCACCTTGCAAAGGAGAACCTAAGGTTGTTTGCGATGGCTGACATGATACTGGCGCCGGCGGCAGATAAAATAAATGAGGAACTGAACGCTAGCGAAGCAGAGAGCCTGGCCACCATGGGAAAGACAAGGGGAAGCTACGAGTCGGCGGTAGAGCAGAGCGGTAGTGACTCCAATGCAAGTCGGTAA